The genomic stretch AACAGTTCGAGTAGCGCGGTCACGGCGACTGTGTGGCATCACGTCGGCGCTGGGGGGCGCTGACGGTTCGAGCGCCGTCCGACGCCTCACCAGACTCGCGGTTTGTTACCACTCTCCCGCCGATTCCTGCACCAGAGATACCGGCAATGGGAGACGGTTTACCCCGTGGCGACGGTCACCGGTAAGCACTACAACTTTCCGTATCAGTCGTCGCTGGCCGACGACGTGGTACCGTTCGCCTCGAAGGTCATCGTCTCGTTGCCGTCGACGACGACGGTATCGGTGTCGACGCTCTCGATCGACAGCTTCGTGTAGGCGGTGACGACGCTCTCGGTGTCGAGATCGATCCGAACGACGACGGTCGGACCGTCAGCCGAGGGCGGCGTGAGTTCGAGTGTGACCTCGCCGTCGTTGGTCGCTTCGACGACGGTCGCAGCCAGCGCACTGGGATCGTCGAACCGCTGCTGGACGGTGTAGCTGGCCTGTGAGTCGTTCTCGACGAGTCGCTCGACCAGCGTCCGTTCCTCGTCGTCGAGGACGCCGATCGTGTCCGTGACCGTCAGGTCGAGACCGTCGAGCGTCGGCCGTGCGGAGCGCACGTCGACCGACTCGTCGTCGAGCGAGACCGTCCCGGGGACGCTCGGGAGACAGCCGTCGGCGGGACTGGCGCGAACGCCGACGGTGTCGGTCGGCTCCTCGCGGTCGACGCTCTCGTAGTACTGGTTGACTCGGAGTTCGACGTGCTCGTACTCGCCGAGTCCGGCGCTGGTCGAGAACTCGTCCCAGACCAGCGCCGCGAATCGCTGTCGGTCGATCTCGTCGAAGGCCTCGCCGCCGTGTGCCTCGATCAGCGTGACGGTGACGCCGTCGACGCGCACGTCGGTCCGGGTCCGGTTCGGATCGTCGACCCGGAGCGCGCCGCCGCACGTACGGCCGTCCTCACTGACCGTGAACGTCGTTGCGCTGGTGTTGGTGACCGATACGTCGACGGTCTCCGTGTCGGTGCCGGACGTGGAGACGGTGTCGTTCGTCGGTTCGGGCGACTCGTCCGTCGGGTCGGCCACGCTGCCGTCGGCGACGACGACCGCGCCACTGGCGGCCAGGAGGAGCGCCGAAACGGCCAGCGCGTAGGCTGCAAGCCGATACTCACGTCGCATCTGTACCACTCCGTTGGCGGGGACTTGATCGTGTCATGTGTGTTCGTGTGGCGATCGGACCGGCCCGAGAGCGGCTCGTGGAGAGCGTGTGACGGGATCTCGACCGACCGTCGACGGCGACCGCCCACGGGGGCCGACCCGATCGCACTGCCTATCGGTTGACAGAAAGGGCTTGTAAGTGTCCGTTGGAAACGGCCGTGAAACAGGTCTGAAACGCGTTTCGAACCCGTTTCAGGCGTTTCAAACCGGTGGAAACCAGCACCTTCTTGGGAGGACGTTCGGTCTCGAAAGACATGAAGACGGTCGTGCGGTCCCGAGTGGTGTTGGTCCTCGCACTCGGCGTCCTCGGCGGCAGTATCGCGCTGTTCGCGACCGTGACCGGCGTCACTGCGGCGGTCACACCACCCGCGGAACACGAGTTCGCGATCGACGACGGACAGCTCGTCGAAACGAGCGGTGAGAGCGACCGGACGGTGGTCGCCGATCTGCGTACCGTCGAGCGAGTCGAGATCACCGGTCGCGGGAGCCACCTCGTCGTGGCGACGACACCGCGCGAGCCGGTAGAGCTCCCGCTCGCGACCCGAGAGCGTGCCAAAGAGATCGTGCGGACGGCGGGGGCGTTCGCCGACGGGTCCACGCCGGACGGTGCAGTGTACACGATCCGACCGATCCCCGAGTCCGTTCGAAGCGACACCGCCGCAGTGGCGGGAGCGGATCCACAGACGGCGTGGACGCAGCTCGCGCCGGCCAACGACTCCGCGTTCACCCTGCGAGAGCGAGCCGACGGCGTCGTCGTCGAGCGGACCGAACGGCGAGTCAGCGACCGGCGAGCGCTGGTGGTCGTCGATCCGGTCGAACGAGAGACGCGGTACAGCGTCGTCGTGGATCTGGAAAACGAGACGGTCGACGCGTTCGTCCGGCTCAGAGAGGGGTCCGGCACGTCCCCTCGTGGACGATGAGCGACGAGAGCCGCGACCGCCGAGCGCTCGTCGCCGCCGGGATCTTCGTCGCCGCGACGGCTGTGACGGTCGCGATAGCCGCCCGCCTCGTCACGCCGCCGTCGATCACGGTCGCGATGGGAGACGCCACCGTGCGGGCCGGGAGGGTGGGTCCGTCGCTTCGTCCCGGCGACGCGATCGCACTCACGGTCGCGGCGTTCGCCGCTGGTGCGAGTGCGACCGTCCTCCTCGTCGACGGCGAGCCTGTGTCGCCAGCGGACCGACCCGTCACAGAGCCCGACGACCCAGCCGACAGCGAGCAGACAGCGCCCTCGGAGCTGCTTGCGGCCCGGCGGAGCGAGTGGGAAGAGATAGCAGACCGTCTCGCGAACAACGAGCGGCTCGTCTACGAGGCCGTACTCGACGCCGACGGCGTGCTCCCACAGAGCGAGATCGTCGAGCGGACGGACGTGTCGAAAGCGACCGTCAGCCGGGCGCTGGACAACCTCGAAGCGAGGGACCTCATCGAGCGCAAGCGCCGCGGGATGGGGAACGTCGTCGTCCTCTCGTGATCCGCTGTCGACCGCGCTGGCGGCGGGCCGGGACCGTCGGCCAGACGATGTGAAAGGTTAATTCGGAGCGCCTGTAACAGGCCCCCGTGAGCGAGTACAGCCCTGTTCCCTCCCCCGATGCGACGACCGTGTTCCCGTATCACGATCTCACCCCGCCAGCGACGGCCGACGTGTACGAGGCCCGTCGCGTCGTCGACGACCACCTCCCGCGAACGCCGCTCGTCCGGAACGAGTCCCTCTCGGCCGAGTTCGACGCCGACGTGTACCTCAAGCGCGAGGATACCCTGCCGACCGGGGCGTTCAAGGTCCGCGGCGGCGTCACTCTCGCGTCGCGCCTCGACGACGAGTTCCGCGAGTCGGGCCTGATCGCCGCGAGCACCGGCAACCACGGGCAGTCGGTCGCCTACGCCGGCCGTGCGTTCGACGTGCCGGTGACCATCGTGGTGCCCGAGGCGGCCAACGCCGCGAAAGTGGCCGCGATGGAACGGCTCGGTGCCGACGTGCAGTTCCGCGGCGCTGACTTCGACGAGGCCCGAGAGCACGCCGAGGACCTGGCCGCGCAGGCGGGCTATCGATACGTCCACTCCGCGAACGAGCCGAGCCTCGTCGCCGGGGTCGGGACCGCCGGCCTCGAGATCGTCGAGACGCTGCCGGACCTCGACTATCTGTTTTGTCCCGTCGGTGGCGGATCGAGCGCCGCCGGCTACTGTCTGACTGTGGGTGCGCTCACGGACGCCACGGTGATCGGAGCCCAGTCGGAGGCGGCACCGGCGATGCGCCGGGCCTGGGCCGACGACACGCTCGAACCTCACGATCGGATGGAGACGTTCGCCGAGGGTGTCGCGACGCGCGTCCCGTTCGCGCTGACGACGACGGTCCTCCGCGAGCGACTCGACGAGTTCCGGCTCGTGAGCGAAGCGGCCCTCCGGCGAGGCGTTCGCGATCTGTTCGTAAACGAGGGGTTGCCCATCGAAGGTGCCTGTGCGACGAGCCTGGCGGCGATGAGACAGCGCGCGGACGAACTGGCGGGGTCGACGATCGTGTTCCCGATCTCGGGCCGCAACATCGAGCCCGAAAAGCTGACCGACATCCTCGACGGCGCGCCCTGATCGGCCGGGCTCGCGGGGACACTCCCCAATACCTATCTCAGAGGAGCCAGAGAAGGCAGACAACGAATGGGAGGGACACAGCCAGGAGCGACGCTGGCCGCGAGCGTCGGCATCGAGATCGAGGGCGGCCACTGCGAGCAGTTGCTCTCCCGAGGGCAGTCGCTGCCGGCGTCGGCGACAGAGACCTTCACGACGGCCGAAGATAACCAGCAGACGGTCCAGATTCGTCTGTTCCAGGGCGATCAGGAACGTGTCGAGGGAAACGAGCTGCTCGGAGAGTGTACGGTCTCCGGCCTCGTACCTGCCCCCGCGGGCGTGCCGGACGTAGCAGTCACGTTCACCGTCGACAGAGCGGGAGTCCTGCAGGTCTCGGTCCAGAACGGCACCGGCGACGCGACACTCCAGATCGAGGGACAGCGTGAGTTCGACGGC from Halomicrobium mukohataei DSM 12286 encodes the following:
- a CDS encoding helix-turn-helix transcriptional regulator yields the protein MSDESRDRRALVAAGIFVAATAVTVAIAARLVTPPSITVAMGDATVRAGRVGPSLRPGDAIALTVAAFAAGASATVLLVDGEPVSPADRPVTEPDDPADSEQTAPSELLAARRSEWEEIADRLANNERLVYEAVLDADGVLPQSEIVERTDVSKATVSRALDNLEARDLIERKRRGMGNVVVLS
- a CDS encoding threonine ammonia-lyase: MSEYSPVPSPDATTVFPYHDLTPPATADVYEARRVVDDHLPRTPLVRNESLSAEFDADVYLKREDTLPTGAFKVRGGVTLASRLDDEFRESGLIAASTGNHGQSVAYAGRAFDVPVTIVVPEAANAAKVAAMERLGADVQFRGADFDEAREHAEDLAAQAGYRYVHSANEPSLVAGVGTAGLEIVETLPDLDYLFCPVGGGSSAAGYCLTVGALTDATVIGAQSEAAPAMRRAWADDTLEPHDRMETFAEGVATRVPFALTTTVLRERLDEFRLVSEAALRRGVRDLFVNEGLPIEGACATSLAAMRQRADELAGSTIVFPISGRNIEPEKLTDILDGAP